The window ACAAGTCACACGAACTCGAACTGTCACAAAAACCGAGTGGCGGAGTCTCACCGGGCAACACTCGTGTTATGTCCTGGATGTAATCGTGACCGCATCCAAAGGCACCGACAATGATTCCCTAGAAGCGATCGAACCGTTTGACCTGCGAGCGCTTCGTCGGTATTCGCCATCGATCATCACGGGGTGGCTGGCGGAGCTCCCGTCCAGAGACCAAGCGACTTGTTTTCAGTTGGCACATGGTGAAACAATCGCGAAAGTTGGTTCGCAACTGAAAAACTTCATGCCCGGCGACTCCCATCGGAACCTGGAACATCGCACGCAACTCTCTCGCGAAGTGATCGACCTCGTGCTTTTGCCCATTTGGTGTTTCGCCGTCCGCTACGACGAAAACCAACCTCCGGTGCAAATTTTGGTCAACGGACAAACGGGGCGAGTCGGCGGCAGCGTGCCCACATCGACCACCAAAATCGCGTTGGTTGTCGGTGCCGTGCTATTGTTCATTGCATTCATCGTTCTTCTTTCCGCCATGCAGTGAGCTGACGATGCCTGAAATCATTTCCGTTTGCTCTCGCTGCGACACGCCGCTCGAACACGGTGACTTGAGATGCTCGATCTGTGGTCAATCGTCACCTCCAAACGAAACCACAAAACAGAACGTCTCCGCGAAGATCCTTCGTTGCAAAGGTTGCGGTGCTGCGGTCGCGTTCGACCCAGAGCATCAAGCCCTGCGATGTTCGTTTTGCGACGGAATTGTAGAGATCGAAACCATCGTCGACCCGATGGAACAAACCGAAGCCTACCTACCCTTTCTGCTGACTCCCGATGATGCTCAGCGTGCACTTCGGCAATGGCTTGGTTCACTTGGTTGGTTCCGCCCCAGCGATCTGACCTCCGCTTCGCACGTGGATGACCTGCATCCGCTGTACTGGGTCGCATGGGTCTTCGACACCGAGTGCAAAATCAGTTGGGCCGCGGACTCCAACGCCAATTCGCGAAGATCAAGCTGGGCACCTCATTCCGGACAAACCGACGTGGTGTTTCAAAACATCCTCGTGTCCGCATCACGTGGACTGTCGCAACCGGAAGCAGTTACCGTCAGCCGGCGACTGGATCTTCGCACCGCGCGAGCGACTCCCAACCGCGAAGACGGTGTGACGAGAGAGCAGTTTGACGTCCAGCGATCTCAGGCTCGACGGCAAGTCCGTGACGCCTTGCGTTTGATGGCAAAAAAGCACGTCGAGGAAACTCAAATCCCCGGTTCAAGCTTTCGCAACGTTCACGTCGAAACCGTCGTGAAAGGGCTGACCACTCGGCGATTGTCGCTGCCCGCCTATGTCATGGCGTATCGCTACCACGACCAGCTTTACCGGGTCGTCATTAGCGGACAAAACGCACAAGACCTAACGGGAACCGCCCCCTACTCCACGGCAAAAATCGTGCTCACGATCTGCGGTGCGATCGCCTTGGCATTGTTGTTTTTGGTGGTAGTGGCCGCAGCGCAGTGACATCGACACAATTGGCGTCGATTTGGAGAGCAGTCACTTTTCGCTGGACAATTGAATTGTACCGGCGTCCCAGGACTCTTCGTCCGGCACCGTCCACTGAATAGACGCCTGGTCCGGTTTCGCATAGCGTCCGTTCAATCGATCGCCTTCTTGAGAACGCGTGACAATGTTGAACTCGCTCCATACGAAGGTGATGTCGTAGGTTCCCGGCTTCACCCCATCACCTTGCGTCAGCGTGCTGATTTCAAAACGCCCACCTTCCGATGTGATTCCCATTGCGAGCGATGGTGCTTTGGATGGAGGATGCAGCTCAATGACGACGCCAACCGCTGGCTCGCCGTCCACTTCCACGACACCGCTGACCGGAACCATTCCATCGTCTGGTTTTTTGCCGGTGCAACCAACCATTAGCCCGAGCAGCAAAACCAAACCCAACTGTTGACCAATCGCCGTCATCACGATCCTTCGCCGTTTTAACAACCTAAATTCCATCTTCAGCAATCACTTCCCGGCCACGTCGCGTGATGTTGGACGAAAACACAAGCGGTTCGATGCTGGTGTTGATAAAGCGAATGGATCCGTCGGCGAATGCAAAGTGACATCCACCTGCGTGAAAGCTGTGGAATCCGAACCCACGAGCGTTTGTGCAGTTGATCGCGCAAGGCCCGCCAACCGGCGGCCAACTCAAGCCACTTCGCAGCGAACCTTGTAGCCAATGTTCGCCGTTGAGCAGATCTCCCCACCCTCCACCTTCAACGCCGATCAACGCGGCAGTGGCGACCGGGTCTTCGCGACCGGCGCTGTAGACAACGTTGCCGCCCGTGCGTTCGCCAAACAAAGTTGTGTGAGACAATCCATCCAAGATGTCCGCAAAACGGCCATCTTGATCGCCACCGAAAATTGGACTGACGACCTGCAAAGCGCCTTCGCGGCCGCCACTCAACGTCGCGCCATAGGCGAAGTTGGCATACGTGCCACGCACACCCGTGGTCGGCGAGAAATCCGCCGGGGCCAAGTTCGTCGCCGTGAACGGCAGTCCAGCCGGATTGGAATCGAACAAGTAGCGTCGCGATTCAATCCCACCGGGCGAGGACGGGCAGATGAACAACGACATCGGCGTTTGCAAAGCGGCCACGTTGTCGGGACTGAGTTGATCGACCGGCAAAATGCTTCGATCGATTTGGTCATACAGTCCTTGTTGTTCCAACTGCGGCAATATGGACATCATCCAGTTGCCACCGTTGAACGCCTTGGGTGGAGTCTCCAACCACCACGCTCTTGGCAATTTGCGATATGCCGAGTGGTAATTGTGAATTGCCAGGGCAAGCTGCCGCGATCGATTGCTGCAATCAGCTCGACGAGCTGCTTCGCGAGCTGCCTGGACCGCGGGCAACAACAGCCCCACCAGCATTCCGATGATCGCGATGACGACCAGCAACTCCACCAGCG of the Rhodopirellula baltica SH 1 genome contains:
- a CDS encoding DUF1559 domain-containing protein, with the translated sequence MRRTTQPIGSTDGENTGDVARPSRLGFTLVELLVVIAIIGMLVGLLLPAVQAAREAARRADCSNRSRQLALAIHNYHSAYRKLPRAWWLETPPKAFNGGNWMMSILPQLEQQGLYDQIDRSILPVDQLSPDNVAALQTPMSLFICPSSPGGIESRRYLFDSNPAGLPFTATNLAPADFSPTTGVRGTYANFAYGATLSGGREGALQVVSPIFGGDQDGRFADILDGLSHTTLFGERTGGNVVYSAGREDPVATAALIGVEGGGWGDLLNGEHWLQGSLRSGLSWPPVGGPCAINCTNARGFGFHSFHAGGCHFAFADGSIRFINTSIEPLVFSSNITRRGREVIAEDGI